A portion of the Bifidobacterium crudilactis genome contains these proteins:
- a CDS encoding sugar O-acetyltransferase codes for MLSGELYIAQDPELARDNRRKRRLVWAINTSAWDASDERMKLFDELFGALGENAWLEPPFNCDYGSNIVIGKNFYANMDCIFLDVARITIGDNVFFGPRVGLYTPYHPIDATVRNAQMEGALPITIGDDVWFGGNVVVGPGITIGSDVVIGAGSVVVKDIPPHSVAVGNPCRVIRRISDEDRRYWMDKARAYRRSKSGDE; via the coding sequence ATGCTCTCCGGCGAGTTGTACATCGCCCAGGATCCTGAACTGGCACGAGATAACAGGCGCAAACGCCGATTGGTCTGGGCAATCAACACCTCCGCTTGGGATGCATCCGACGAACGCATGAAACTGTTCGATGAACTCTTCGGAGCTCTGGGCGAGAATGCCTGGCTGGAGCCGCCGTTCAACTGCGATTACGGTTCGAACATTGTTATCGGCAAGAACTTCTACGCCAACATGGATTGCATATTCCTAGATGTAGCACGCATCACCATAGGCGACAACGTTTTTTTCGGACCACGAGTGGGCCTGTACACCCCCTATCATCCGATAGACGCAACGGTTCGCAACGCACAGATGGAAGGCGCGCTGCCGATCACCATCGGGGACGATGTCTGGTTTGGAGGCAATGTAGTGGTGGGACCAGGCATCACCATCGGTTCCGATGTCGTTATCGGAGCCGGTTCTGTGGTGGTCAAGGACATTCCCCCGCATTCGGTGGCGGTTGGTAATCCCTGCCGCGTGATCCGCAGGATCTCCGACGAAGACCGGAGAT